Proteins encoded in a region of the Teredinibacter purpureus genome:
- a CDS encoding VWA domain-containing protein: MSLLTTHFHFLRPEWLTLIVPAIVLVILAIRAHSRSREWQSIIAPHLLPYLMDGKLSQRSRGVFIILLLLWTLLTLALAGPAWEKLPQPLHRETSALVIAWDLSPSMMAEDVKPSRLVRSRLKLIELLRQRKEGLTALIAYSGEAHIVTPLTDDTETIVSLLSGLDPAIMPAKGSNTEMALELAQQLLADGGIAKGDIVFLTDGIARSAQAELRQLHDDTQHTISIWGIGTPEGAPIPLASGGFAYDRQGDMVIARLNDRELSDVAVELNGLYIPFTQTEFDLRTIQNFVFKAESDETRETSRLFDQWYEHGPYLLLILLPFAALAFRRGWLLSFGFIALVLPAEQANAVEPNNLWDDLWLTQDQQAQALLPSDPAAAADQFNHPQWQGIAHYNANNFEQALEAFAGDTSEDLYNRGNALTQLGKFDEAIEHYQQSLELDPSNAYAINNKTIAEALKKLAEEQAGQESQPGDGDQNEGDQDQQQNPNESDSNQQQGEAGGESDSNEGDEQQANNEPQGDQQSGEHSDSSEQTPGENTQALSDEQEEALEQQYGQQDDQTAENEERPEQESEASTANNTPEQQDSAESITPPDASDDDSATEDAPAAMSLAQMAEQKAQQEAQQSLEQWLRKVPDDPSGLLRNKFQYENSQRKRSVRQNSMLFPNQTKEEERW; the protein is encoded by the coding sequence ATGAGTTTATTAACAACGCACTTTCACTTTCTTCGCCCAGAATGGTTAACGTTAATAGTTCCTGCCATTGTTCTCGTAATTCTTGCCATACGCGCGCACTCGCGTTCACGCGAATGGCAAAGTATTATTGCGCCGCATTTACTGCCTTATTTAATGGACGGAAAACTATCGCAGCGCTCGCGCGGTGTTTTTATAATATTATTATTACTCTGGACGTTATTAACCCTTGCCCTAGCCGGCCCCGCATGGGAAAAACTACCACAACCTTTACACCGTGAAACCTCAGCTTTAGTCATCGCCTGGGATCTATCACCGTCCATGATGGCAGAGGATGTTAAACCGTCACGATTAGTCCGTTCGAGGTTAAAATTAATAGAGCTACTACGGCAACGAAAAGAAGGTTTAACCGCATTAATTGCCTACAGTGGTGAAGCTCATATTGTGACGCCTCTAACGGACGACACCGAAACTATTGTGTCGTTATTGTCTGGGCTCGACCCTGCCATCATGCCTGCAAAGGGTAGCAATACGGAAATGGCCCTAGAACTCGCACAACAACTATTGGCAGACGGCGGCATCGCTAAAGGTGATATCGTCTTTCTAACCGACGGTATCGCACGAAGTGCCCAAGCGGAACTTCGTCAGTTACACGATGACACACAACACACCATTAGCATCTGGGGAATCGGTACTCCAGAGGGCGCGCCCATACCTTTAGCTAGCGGTGGTTTTGCTTACGATAGGCAAGGCGACATGGTGATAGCGCGTTTAAACGACCGTGAGCTAAGCGATGTAGCGGTTGAATTAAATGGGTTATATATTCCGTTTACTCAAACCGAGTTTGATTTACGCACCATACAAAATTTTGTATTTAAGGCCGAATCTGACGAGACTCGCGAAACTAGCCGATTGTTCGACCAATGGTACGAACATGGCCCTTACCTTCTTTTAATACTATTACCGTTTGCAGCCCTCGCCTTTAGGCGCGGCTGGTTATTAAGTTTTGGGTTTATAGCGCTTGTACTACCTGCAGAGCAAGCAAATGCTGTCGAGCCTAACAATCTTTGGGACGACCTATGGTTAACGCAAGATCAGCAAGCACAGGCATTGCTACCGTCTGACCCCGCTGCCGCCGCTGATCAGTTTAATCATCCACAGTGGCAAGGTATCGCTCATTACAATGCGAATAATTTTGAACAAGCATTGGAGGCATTTGCCGGAGATACCAGTGAAGACTTATATAACCGAGGCAATGCCCTTACGCAACTTGGAAAGTTTGATGAAGCCATAGAACATTACCAACAATCGCTAGAGCTCGACCCCAGTAATGCTTATGCCATCAATAATAAAACCATCGCAGAAGCGTTAAAAAAATTGGCCGAAGAACAGGCAGGCCAGGAATCACAACCCGGAGACGGTGATCAAAACGAAGGTGATCAAGATCAACAACAAAACCCTAACGAATCTGATAGCAACCAACAGCAAGGCGAAGCTGGCGGTGAATCTGATTCTAATGAAGGCGACGAGCAGCAAGCCAACAACGAACCACAGGGCGACCAACAATCGGGTGAGCATTCTGATTCTTCTGAGCAAACTCCGGGAGAAAACACGCAAGCGTTATCCGATGAGCAAGAAGAAGCCTTAGAGCAACAATACGGTCAGCAAGATGATCAAACAGCTGAGAATGAAGAGCGCCCTGAACAAGAAAGCGAAGCAAGCACGGCCAACAATACACCCGAACAACAAGATTCAGCAGAGTCTATAACTCCACCAGATGCTAGTGACGACGATAGTGCAACCGAAGATGCGCCTGCAGCAATGTCGTTGGCGCAAATGGCTGAACAAAAAGCACAGCAAGAAGCTCAGCAGTCACTTGAGCAATGGCTGAGAAAAGTACCCGACGACCCCAGCGGGCTTTTACGGAACAAATTTCAGTATGAAAATAGCCAGCGCAAACGTAGCGTACGACAAAACTCCATGCTATTTCCGAATCAAACAAAAGAAGAGGAACGTTGGTAA
- a CDS encoding vWA domain-containing protein, producing the protein MFEFSWPWVFFVLPLPLAVYLFVPSVKRQAAALKVPFFSRVRTLYKHSSHSVRGGTIITALPLLVCWLLLVCAGARPQWIGDAVTLPTSGRDLLLAVDISGSMETPDMVVEDQQIPRISVVKYVVTDFIDRRESDRIGLVLFGSQAYLQSPLTFDRPTVSQLLDEAQLGFAGEQTAIGDAIGLAIKRLKERPDSHRVLVLLTDGANTSGEVMPRQAADLAKQAGVKIYTIGVGANKMVQRMGIFGGMSRTVNPSSELDEDTLKYIADTTGGTYFRAHDPQELQQIYYLLDQLEPIEQAGETLRPIRALYYWPLAIALVLSMLVAVFRLIKIGTVARVTLSGEAKT; encoded by the coding sequence ATGTTTGAGTTTTCTTGGCCCTGGGTCTTTTTTGTATTGCCTTTGCCTTTAGCCGTTTATTTATTTGTGCCTTCCGTTAAGCGTCAAGCGGCCGCGTTAAAGGTACCGTTTTTTAGTCGCGTTAGAACACTGTATAAACACTCTTCACATAGTGTTCGTGGCGGCACCATTATTACAGCCTTACCATTATTAGTGTGTTGGCTTCTATTAGTCTGTGCAGGCGCTAGGCCACAATGGATTGGTGACGCCGTTACATTGCCAACCAGTGGCCGTGATTTATTATTAGCTGTTGATATTTCGGGCAGCATGGAAACGCCGGATATGGTTGTTGAAGACCAACAAATTCCACGTATTTCCGTAGTAAAGTACGTTGTAACAGATTTTATCGATCGCCGTGAGAGCGATCGAATTGGGTTGGTATTATTTGGTTCCCAAGCTTACTTGCAATCACCACTCACATTTGACCGCCCGACCGTTAGTCAGCTTCTAGATGAAGCTCAATTAGGATTTGCCGGTGAACAGACCGCTATTGGTGACGCAATTGGGCTTGCGATAAAACGACTAAAAGAGCGCCCCGATTCCCACCGCGTATTGGTTTTATTGACTGATGGCGCGAACACTTCGGGCGAAGTGATGCCGCGCCAAGCGGCTGACCTTGCCAAACAAGCCGGTGTAAAAATATACACGATTGGTGTTGGTGCAAATAAAATGGTGCAACGCATGGGGATTTTTGGCGGAATGTCTCGCACAGTTAACCCTTCGAGCGAATTAGATGAAGACACCCTTAAATATATTGCTGATACAACCGGCGGTACGTATTTTCGGGCGCACGACCCACAAGAACTACAGCAAATCTATTATTTACTTGATCAGCTAGAACCTATTGAGCAGGCCGGTGAAACACTTCGGCCAATACGCGCGCTCTATTATTGGCCTCTAGCAATAGCACTGGTATTAAGTATGTTAGTAGCAGTTTTTCGCTTAATAAAGATAGGTACAGTTGCTCGAGTAACGCTGTCTGGCGAGGCTAAAACATAA
- a CDS encoding DUF4381 domain-containing protein, with the protein MNTVAPPSATQDPRIAELLAQLHAPIAPNAIGLWPPAVGWWLLIAIGIAVLALLIRTVKKRSKRNAYRKLALSELTALSKMDLPEEQTTKIPLLAATLLKRTCIAAYPVLKTHSAGLYGKQWFDWLTQSANLDSLTAAQTETLLSLTGEAKYSAESSLDPELVFSSCRYWIEKHVHVPESTQHQWLRTGKTPTCAKENPNHV; encoded by the coding sequence ATGAATACTGTAGCCCCCCCTAGTGCCACTCAAGACCCTCGCATTGCAGAACTCCTGGCCCAATTGCACGCGCCTATCGCACCGAACGCGATAGGCTTATGGCCACCTGCTGTTGGCTGGTGGCTATTAATCGCCATAGGTATTGCCGTGCTCGCTCTACTGATTCGTACCGTTAAAAAACGCTCGAAACGCAACGCCTACCGAAAACTGGCTTTATCAGAGCTGACAGCTTTATCGAAAATGGATCTTCCTGAAGAGCAAACAACAAAAATCCCATTACTGGCGGCTACCCTCTTAAAACGCACGTGCATAGCCGCATACCCAGTTTTAAAAACGCATAGCGCAGGCTTGTACGGAAAACAATGGTTCGATTGGTTAACGCAATCAGCCAATCTCGACTCACTGACTGCTGCACAAACTGAAACGTTACTCAGCCTCACAGGGGAGGCAAAATATTCCGCTGAAAGCTCCTTAGATCCTGAACTCGTGTTTAGTAGTTGCCGCTATTGGATTGAAAAGCATGTGCACGTACCTGAGAGTACACAGCACCAATGGTTGCGCACCGGTAAGACACCGACCTGCGCAAAGGAGAACCCCAATCATGTTTGA
- a CDS encoding DUF58 domain-containing protein — protein MLNKAKRTSPSGEDNQQSSVATIGAYVTVEHLLQFRYCTKDLTVATRKKSTSIIDGESHTQFRGRGMEFAEVRPYQPGDDIRNIDWRVTARTTQPYTKLFQEERERPVLIVIDQRSPMFFGSHSVFKSVAATEMAAGIAWIALQNNDRIGALIFGDHDQYDLRAKRGKHAALALINQLHAYNLKLNSPVNPSGSDTSCYDIFSDLRRVAKPGSAVFVLSDFHDFDGACEEPLSMLSRHTDVNLLSFSDPLERSLPTGKELTVSNNQERLTLHANTHNFLNAYNQAFTAKQASLRTSCLNSGAGFHSLDIATPSSSHLRELFSSKRGKRKGGVR, from the coding sequence ATGCTGAATAAGGCAAAAAGAACATCCCCTTCAGGTGAAGATAACCAACAGAGTTCGGTAGCCACTATTGGCGCCTATGTTACTGTCGAGCATCTACTGCAGTTTCGTTATTGTACGAAAGATCTAACGGTTGCAACCCGAAAAAAAAGCACCTCCATTATCGATGGTGAAAGTCATACGCAGTTTCGTGGTCGAGGTATGGAGTTCGCGGAAGTACGGCCTTATCAACCAGGAGACGATATTCGGAACATCGATTGGCGTGTAACCGCCCGTACAACACAACCTTATACAAAGTTGTTTCAGGAAGAGCGTGAACGCCCGGTGCTCATCGTTATAGACCAGCGTTCACCAATGTTTTTTGGTAGCCACAGCGTATTTAAATCGGTGGCGGCTACCGAAATGGCAGCGGGTATAGCCTGGATAGCATTACAAAACAATGACCGTATAGGTGCATTAATATTCGGTGACCACGACCAATATGATCTGCGTGCGAAACGAGGCAAGCATGCGGCCTTAGCGCTCATTAACCAGTTACACGCGTACAACTTGAAATTAAATAGCCCTGTAAACCCTAGCGGCAGCGACACCTCCTGTTACGATATTTTTAGCGACCTTAGACGCGTAGCAAAACCGGGAAGCGCCGTTTTCGTGTTAAGCGATTTTCACGATTTTGATGGCGCCTGCGAAGAGCCGCTGAGCATGTTGTCACGACATACCGATGTGAATCTCCTATCGTTTTCAGACCCGCTCGAGCGATCCCTTCCTACAGGAAAAGAGCTCACCGTTTCCAATAATCAAGAGCGGCTTACATTGCACGCCAATACCCATAATTTTCTAAACGCTTACAACCAGGCATTTACCGCAAAGCAAGCTTCACTACGCACAAGCTGTCTAAATTCGGGAGCCGGTTTTCACTCGCTCGATATTGCAACGCCCTCCTCTAGCCATTTACGGGAACTGTTCTCCAGTAAACGTGGTAAACGCAAAGGAGGTGTTCGATGA
- a CDS encoding AAA family ATPase, translating into MTTKTALQNLRKWMDCQIIGQPHLIDRLLIALIADGHLLVEGAPGLAKTKAIKILSEGIEGNFHRVQFTPDLLPSDVTGTDIYRPEQGTFEFQPGPIFHNLVLADEINRAPAKVQSALLEAMAEGQISVGKATYPLPDLFLVMATQNPIEQEGTYPLPEAQLDRFLMHVEVGFPDAIAEKSILKLSRAEASQKQAKLTMDEPISQANLFSIREEALAIHMEDTVEDYIVQLTDATRNPQQYGDDLARWLDYGVSPRATISLDRCARAHAWLSEKDYVSPEDVRAVVHDVFRHRLILSFEAEANGQTPDMIIDELINRVPVV; encoded by the coding sequence ATGACCACTAAAACAGCCTTACAAAACCTAAGAAAATGGATGGATTGCCAAATTATTGGCCAACCACACTTAATTGATCGTTTATTGATCGCCCTCATCGCAGACGGCCACTTATTAGTCGAAGGCGCACCCGGATTAGCCAAAACTAAGGCCATTAAAATCCTATCTGAAGGCATTGAAGGCAATTTTCATCGTGTGCAATTCACACCGGATCTTTTGCCCTCGGATGTGACCGGCACCGATATTTACCGCCCAGAGCAAGGTACTTTTGAGTTTCAACCGGGGCCCATTTTCCATAACCTGGTACTTGCCGATGAAATTAATCGGGCCCCCGCAAAAGTTCAATCTGCATTACTTGAAGCCATGGCTGAAGGACAAATTAGTGTGGGCAAGGCGACCTACCCGCTACCGGATTTATTCTTGGTAATGGCAACGCAAAACCCGATTGAACAAGAAGGCACTTACCCGCTACCGGAAGCTCAACTTGATCGGTTCTTAATGCATGTAGAAGTCGGTTTTCCGGATGCTATTGCGGAAAAAAGCATTCTCAAACTCAGCCGCGCGGAGGCCAGCCAAAAACAGGCCAAACTGACAATGGATGAGCCTATTAGCCAAGCGAACCTGTTTTCGATCCGAGAAGAGGCGCTGGCCATTCATATGGAAGATACCGTTGAAGACTATATTGTCCAGTTAACGGACGCGACACGAAACCCACAGCAATACGGTGATGACCTAGCACGCTGGCTTGATTATGGCGTAAGCCCTCGGGCCACGATCAGCCTAGATCGTTGTGCGCGAGCACATGCTTGGCTGAGTGAAAAAGATTACGTAAGCCCAGAAGATGTAAGAGCGGTTGTACACGATGTATTCCGACACCGATTAATTCTGAGCTTTGAAGCCGAGGCCAATGGGCAAACGCCTGACATGATTATCGACGAACTTATTAATCGCGTCCCTGTTGTTTAA
- a CDS encoding NAD-glutamate dehydrogenase, translated as MDITQSSLANRAQFIQNFDKWIEESRPQDHQQEFRSFVREYLLRFPLGEWEGRHITDLYGLSFGLYHHLKHGKNQGVSLSVFNPSLDEHGWQCGRTIIFIQQPDMPFLVDSVRIALNRREIPIYLIKSTVLNVDRRAEGMSISLSTGEPLTEDAVKSATKEALMYIEVSLQPNDSELYAIHQDLLNVLADVAVVVSDHQRILQHLEAVRDNLDSTQQQREEVEFSNWLMHRHFAFLGYRDYDLITHNNRPALQEDTNARLGVFKRAEIDNAIIYRENFSPGMQDFYASADAICFSKAATHSSVHRSAYPDYVVFKKYDTNGNVTGEVRFLGLFTYEVLTLSPLEIPILRTKVQKVINRSGLDPNSHDGRSLRRTVENYPRAELFLTDTETLHNNIMSIVEINERHLVRLIARCDAFGNFITCNVFVPRDIYSTSIRQKIQDILSDTFDSNDFDFNTFFSESNLVRAQFIYRVTDSNHRDFDLEALEERVVDVTRNWSANLRTALIESFGESNGIRYFNLFKNGFTPSYQEHFDTRYAVQDIKLLETLKNTDEVAMNFYQPIGVETNTMRFRVLHLHNALILSDIIPILENLGLKVIGENPFQIYKHDGSCVWLHDFQLNLGIRVSIDVHAVKNLFEQAFAAVWSKRTESDSFNKLVLGAKLHWREVSLLRAYAGYMKQTGFNADQNFIAETLSNHTEITRNLLAVYKSYFDPRLNTDSKGNEREGRIGLKIVESLDDVANLNEDRVLRRFLELIEGTLRTNYFQSVDGQPKDYIVFKFSPRDIVDIPEPRPLYEIYVYSPRVEGVHLRGGKVARGGLRWSDRLQDYRTEVLGLVKAQHVKNAVIVPHGAKGGFVAKHPPAEGGRDAILGEGIACYQLFIRGLLDVTDNLVEGSIVPPKQVVRRDDDDPYLVVAADKGTATFSDIANKISLDYNHWLGDAFASGGSQGYDHKGMGITAKGAWVSVQRHFREMGKNIQQQAFTVIGIGDMAGDVFGNGMLLSEHICLQAAFNHLHLFIDPTPNATASFIERKRLFETPRTSWADYNAELISEGGGIYERSVKYITLTPQMKSSFSIDADRLTPTELIHSILKAPVDLIWNGGIGTYIKSKTESHNDVGDKANDTLRVNGEELRCKVFGEGGNLGMTQLGRIEFCLNGGACNTDFIDNAAGVDCSDHEVNIKILLDEKVASGDLTAKQRNTLLSEMTSQVSDLVLQNNYRQTQAISIAQFQSAARSTEYRRFISFLESTERLNRALEFIPTDEQIVERQGHGKYLSRPELSVLISYAKVMMKEELINSNIADDDYIAQSIESAFPQKIVERYHAELYGHRLRKEIVGTQVANDLINNLGITVGHRLLETTGASSAEIARAYIVSRDVFDFENFQRYIKSLDHQVAASLQAELMGNMIRRVRRGTRWFLRNRRTTLNPETDVAFFKQGLNIVYRVTAEIVSGDSRAEWLARSRYYEENSVPEEWSLKLAMPDNLFSGLGVIESARVANADITVVTEVFFELLDRLDLNWFATLLSEVKVDSYWQALARESYIDDLEAHIRQLTVSLVRLKTSESSVTESVSSIDTIVNTWFSANELLIVRWKKMITEVQSSPGTDYAMFAVALRELLDLVVATEHYVSTQYDVSNE; from the coding sequence GTGGACATTACCCAATCGAGCCTCGCCAATCGTGCACAATTCATCCAGAATTTTGACAAATGGATTGAGGAATCTAGACCTCAAGACCACCAACAAGAGTTTCGTTCGTTCGTACGTGAATATCTTTTACGGTTTCCTTTAGGGGAGTGGGAAGGGCGCCATATAACCGATTTGTATGGGTTAAGCTTTGGGCTTTACCATCACTTGAAGCACGGCAAGAATCAAGGTGTATCACTAAGCGTATTCAACCCCTCGCTTGATGAGCACGGCTGGCAATGTGGCCGCACGATTATTTTTATTCAACAGCCGGATATGCCCTTTTTAGTTGACTCTGTTCGTATTGCACTCAACCGCAGAGAAATCCCTATCTATCTAATAAAAAGCACCGTTTTAAATGTTGATCGCCGTGCAGAAGGAATGTCCATTAGTTTGAGTACAGGTGAACCTCTTACCGAGGATGCAGTGAAAAGCGCAACCAAAGAAGCGTTGATGTACATAGAGGTAAGCCTTCAGCCGAATGACTCTGAATTGTATGCTATCCATCAGGATTTACTTAACGTACTCGCGGATGTTGCCGTTGTCGTCAGCGATCATCAACGTATTTTGCAGCATCTGGAGGCCGTTCGAGACAATCTTGATAGTACTCAGCAGCAACGCGAAGAGGTTGAATTTTCAAACTGGTTGATGCACCGCCACTTCGCATTTCTTGGCTATCGGGATTACGACCTAATCACCCACAACAATCGCCCTGCCTTACAAGAAGATACTAACGCGCGGCTAGGCGTGTTTAAGCGTGCAGAAATCGACAACGCAATAATTTACCGTGAAAACTTTAGCCCCGGAATGCAAGATTTTTACGCAAGCGCAGACGCCATTTGTTTTTCTAAGGCCGCAACCCACAGTAGTGTGCATCGTTCTGCGTACCCTGATTATGTGGTATTCAAAAAATATGATACCAACGGAAACGTGACCGGTGAAGTACGGTTTCTAGGGCTTTTTACCTACGAGGTGCTCACGCTTTCACCGCTTGAAATACCTATATTACGCACAAAAGTACAGAAGGTTATTAACCGCTCTGGGTTAGATCCCAATAGCCATGACGGGCGCAGTTTAAGGCGCACCGTTGAAAACTACCCGCGAGCCGAGTTGTTTCTCACCGATACAGAAACTCTACACAACAACATTATGTCTATCGTTGAAATTAATGAGCGACATCTTGTAAGGCTTATTGCGCGTTGCGATGCTTTTGGTAATTTTATAACGTGTAATGTGTTTGTACCTCGTGATATCTATTCAACCTCTATCCGTCAGAAAATACAGGATATTCTATCGGACACGTTTGATTCCAACGATTTTGATTTCAATACATTCTTTTCTGAATCCAATTTGGTAAGAGCACAATTTATATACCGAGTAACAGATTCCAACCACCGTGATTTTGATTTAGAGGCTCTCGAAGAACGTGTTGTGGATGTTACGCGTAATTGGTCTGCCAATTTAAGAACCGCTTTAATCGAATCGTTTGGTGAAAGTAACGGCATTCGCTACTTTAATCTGTTTAAAAATGGTTTTACGCCGAGTTATCAAGAGCACTTTGATACGCGCTATGCCGTGCAAGATATAAAGCTATTAGAAACCTTAAAAAACACCGATGAAGTGGCCATGAACTTTTACCAACCGATCGGCGTGGAAACGAACACTATGAGGTTTAGGGTTCTTCATCTTCACAATGCGTTGATATTGTCAGACATTATTCCCATTTTAGAAAACCTGGGATTAAAGGTCATTGGTGAAAACCCGTTTCAGATTTATAAGCATGATGGCAGCTGTGTATGGCTACATGATTTCCAGTTAAACCTCGGTATAAGAGTATCTATTGATGTTCATGCCGTTAAAAACTTATTTGAACAGGCCTTCGCTGCTGTTTGGAGCAAGAGAACAGAAAGCGATTCGTTTAATAAACTGGTTCTCGGTGCAAAACTTCATTGGCGGGAAGTTTCATTGTTACGTGCTTACGCCGGTTATATGAAACAAACAGGATTTAATGCAGATCAAAATTTTATAGCCGAAACATTATCGAATCATACTGAAATTACCCGAAATCTATTAGCCGTTTATAAATCGTATTTTGATCCACGGTTAAACACAGACAGCAAAGGTAATGAAAGAGAAGGGCGTATTGGTTTAAAAATAGTCGAGTCACTTGATGATGTTGCAAACCTAAACGAAGATAGAGTACTTCGCCGATTCCTTGAGCTAATAGAAGGGACGTTAAGAACCAATTACTTTCAATCGGTTGATGGCCAGCCTAAAGATTATATTGTCTTTAAATTTAGCCCCCGTGACATTGTCGATATTCCCGAGCCTCGCCCACTATACGAAATATATGTGTATTCACCTCGTGTGGAGGGCGTGCATTTACGCGGTGGTAAGGTTGCCCGCGGAGGGTTGCGATGGTCCGATAGATTACAAGACTATCGCACTGAGGTACTAGGGCTTGTTAAAGCACAGCACGTTAAAAATGCCGTTATTGTACCGCACGGAGCAAAAGGCGGCTTCGTTGCAAAGCATCCCCCAGCGGAAGGCGGTCGAGATGCGATATTGGGAGAAGGTATAGCGTGTTACCAATTATTTATTCGAGGTTTGCTAGATGTAACCGACAACCTCGTAGAGGGCAGTATTGTCCCCCCTAAGCAAGTCGTAAGGCGAGATGATGATGATCCCTATTTGGTTGTTGCTGCCGACAAAGGCACGGCTACTTTTTCAGATATTGCGAATAAAATTTCGCTGGATTACAACCATTGGCTGGGCGATGCTTTTGCCTCTGGAGGTAGTCAAGGATATGATCACAAAGGCATGGGTATTACGGCCAAAGGGGCGTGGGTTTCGGTTCAGCGTCATTTCCGTGAAATGGGAAAAAATATACAGCAGCAAGCATTTACAGTAATTGGTATTGGCGATATGGCTGGCGATGTGTTCGGCAATGGCATGTTATTGTCCGAGCATATATGTTTGCAAGCGGCGTTTAATCACTTACATTTATTTATAGACCCAACCCCCAATGCAACAGCGAGCTTTATTGAGCGAAAGCGGTTGTTTGAGACTCCCAGAACAAGCTGGGCTGATTATAACGCCGAACTTATTTCCGAAGGCGGCGGAATATACGAAAGAAGCGTAAAATATATAACCTTAACACCTCAAATGAAATCGTCATTTTCAATAGACGCTGACCGCTTAACGCCAACAGAGCTTATACATTCGATACTAAAAGCACCCGTAGACCTCATTTGGAATGGAGGAATTGGCACTTACATTAAATCTAAAACAGAATCTCATAATGATGTGGGTGACAAGGCCAATGATACCTTGCGTGTGAATGGCGAAGAATTGCGTTGCAAAGTTTTTGGCGAAGGTGGCAATCTCGGAATGACACAGCTTGGCCGCATTGAATTTTGTTTGAATGGAGGCGCCTGCAACACAGACTTCATTGATAACGCGGCAGGAGTCGACTGTTCTGACCATGAAGTGAACATTAAAATTTTATTAGATGAGAAAGTCGCCAGTGGCGACCTAACCGCCAAACAGCGTAACACCTTGCTCTCTGAAATGACGAGTCAGGTATCGGATTTAGTACTACAAAATAATTATCGGCAAACACAAGCCATTAGTATCGCGCAGTTCCAGTCTGCCGCCCGCTCAACGGAATACCGTCGATTCATCAGCTTTCTCGAGTCGACTGAGCGATTAAATCGAGCGCTTGAATTCATTCCCACAGATGAGCAAATAGTCGAGCGACAGGGGCACGGAAAGTATTTATCGCGGCCAGAGTTATCAGTATTAATCTCCTATGCGAAAGTCATGATGAAAGAAGAGCTTATCAACTCCAACATTGCCGATGATGACTACATTGCGCAGTCTATTGAAAGTGCGTTCCCCCAAAAAATTGTAGAACGTTATCACGCAGAGCTCTATGGGCATCGATTACGGAAGGAAATTGTTGGCACCCAAGTGGCCAACGATTTAATTAATAATTTAGGCATTACGGTGGGCCACCGTTTGCTCGAAACAACGGGTGCTTCAAGCGCTGAGATCGCCCGTGCGTATATTGTGTCCCGTGATGTATTCGATTTTGAGAATTTTCAGCGTTATATTAAAAGCTTGGATCATCAGGTAGCAGCATCCTTACAAGCAGAGCTTATGGGAAACATGATACGGCGTGTACGAAGGGGAACACGTTGGTTTCTTCGTAACCGGCGCACCACGCTAAATCCCGAGACTGACGTAGCGTTCTTTAAGCAAGGATTAAATATTGTATACCGTGTTACCGCTGAAATAGTAAGTGGGGACTCGCGAGCCGAATGGCTAGCGCGATCACGTTATTATGAAGAAAATTCTGTGCCAGAAGAGTGGTCTTTAAAGCTCGCCATGCCCGACAACCTATTTTCTGGTCTTGGCGTTATCGAATCCGCAAGAGTAGCGAATGCCGACATTACTGTTGTCACCGAAGTTTTTTTTGAACTACTAGATCGCCTAGACTTGAATTGGTTTGCCACACTACTGTCTGAGGTAAAAGTTGATAGCTATTGGCAGGCACTGGCAAGAGAGTCTTATATTGACGACCTGGAGGCGCATATCCGTCAACTTACCGTTTCGTTAGTCCGTTTAAAAACCAGCGAGAGCAGTGTAACTGAGTCAGTATCCTCAATCGATACCATTGTCAATACATGGTTTAGTGCAAACGAATTACTGATTGTACGCTGGAAAAAAATGATTACCGAGGTTCAAAGCTCTCCCGGCACCGACTATGCCATGTTTGCTGTTGCGCTTCGGGAATTGTTAGATCTCGTTGTTGCGACTGAACATTATGTTTCGACACAATATGATGTCAGTAATGAATAA
- a CDS encoding DUF2835 domain-containing protein, with protein MTEAIVHVSLSITVEEYQKLYAGTAKSVFATSLDGRRIRFPAAILRSYVTREGVRGCFAIYFDHDNRFKKIVKIG; from the coding sequence ATGACTGAAGCAATTGTACATGTCTCGCTGAGTATAACGGTTGAGGAATATCAGAAACTATATGCGGGCACGGCAAAGTCAGTGTTTGCGACCAGCCTAGATGGGCGACGCATTCGTTTTCCAGCTGCAATATTACGTTCATATGTGACACGAGAGGGCGTACGGGGATGCTTTGCCATTTACTTCGATCACGACAATCGTTTTAAAAAAATTGTGAAAATAGGGTGA